AATTGGTACACCTTGAGGGAAAATATTTATGTGAaactttaaagattttttttttaatttacagactagcgcttggctgcaatgaGATCTGCTAGCAAGCGATGATGAATAGAatagtatagatttttattcaaataaacttttacaagtgcttttgaatcgtcaaataaatttaccactggttcggaatgccgatgcagcctaagatggagcgcgcttgtttagaagttgcctatttactcttgacttgaaggtacccatattaaaagtataAAAGAAAACCGATGGCGGAAGGGCTTTCTATACCCTAATAGCGGTTCGTATTCGAAACGTGTTCCAAACGTGAATCCACTGTGTTTTACTAACATTCGCAACACGGTCCGGGGGTGATTATGAAAAATGTGACTAGACgaaatgtattaaaaaactgaaatactTTTAAGACGACCTCAAACAGCTTTTCTACCTCGCGAAGgaaatttttgaaataacttCCACACATACCAAGTCATGACCTCATATTTGACACATAATGAGGAAATTTATAATGAACAGTTAAGCGTTATTACGCCGTGTGTatcattaaaactaaattcataCATTCCTACTATCGCACAAGAAATACCtaccattttcattttttttttcatggggGAATTAATAAGTACACATTCCGTTCCGTGAcactacctattacggttcactagatccagcccgctgacagatagacggacggacagatggaccgTTTGCAAGGAAAACATCATTTTTGAACCAAGAGTCTATCATgttaaaacaaaagtaaatcAAGATAGTTCGGTACCTGTATTTGATGCTCGTCCAAGTCGTTCAGTATGCGCGTCTTGAGTCTCTTCACCTCCGCCGTGGTGAGCGAGTCCGCCTTCGCTATCACCACCACGATGTTCACCTTCCGGTGCAGTCGTCTCATCATCTCCAAGTCGACTTGACGCAAGCTGTTCACAATGATAAAATGTTAAGAGAAGTAACCATAGCACGTTCCATACAAGCGTACTTTTGATTCTCGTTTGAACAAACTCAATAAGATTTTGTTAAGCGTTCTAGAAGAAAAAACCACCactaatcacttaacaccaggtgacccgcctgctcgtttgctcgctattttttataaaaaaaaatccgtatCCGTGGTCTGTCAGTTTCCGTTTTGTTGTCGGGTTTGGTCACTCAAAATAGTTACCGCGTTctaactttttctttttgtcatttgtatggattaCGTAACAGGGAGAGCAATCAATATCTGCCTATAATGTACATTATTGATCTAAGATTTTTAATCACACAGGCATCTATTGATACTATTTATTAGGGCCACTGAAGAAGTAATAAAAAGTTGCAGCATCTTACTAAGTGCTTTAATATAGCCTCAACGAATAGACTCATTTAGAATGAATAGAGCGATATCGCAATCGTGCATTTAATAACCAACTCATTGATTGAATGATCGTTATTATCTTTGGAACTATGAATCAATCGAAGTGCTGTAGATCGTTATCAGTAACATTACTACAACGAGGTTTTATTGACATGTGTCGCAATTTACTACTTACATGGAAATAAATACGGCTATTGTTTTCCAAAGCATAATGAACTTTATTGTAGGCAGATACCTAAATCATGCACCGATTTTTCAAATGTTCTAGATTCTAGATTAACCAACCTAATATTGACAGTACTGATGTGAAGACGTTAATTCAAAGAtatcatttcattcatttctattataaaatagttttgattttatttaataatatgaattttaaatgaaaattaagGGTCTACAGAAACGAAAGTGTTAACCAAAATATAAACCTGTATATTGACTAAGAGTACTTTGTTATTGATAGGTAGCTACATAGGAAGAATGTGTAAGTGCCGAAAAATACAGAACTGTTCTACTAGATCTCCCGTGAAACGAATTATGAACTAAGGCTTTGGTACGTATATTTGCTTGTAAAAGGAATACACCAAACACCTAATCAGTTAGAGACAtagggtaagtaggtacgtacctatgaGCCCAAGGTGGTACAAAATACAAGCAGCAATGAACTCTATTGTCCTGCATATGCCGTCGGTTCAAACCACTCTCGTCCGTGAAGTACTGCCGGAACTGCTCGTCCACGTACGCTGAGCAGACTCTCCAAGAATCCTCGCAATTTATAGCATCCCCGAACCCTGGAGTATCTACTATTGTCAGTCGCAGCTTCACACCACGTTCTTCGATCTCCATGGTCTTCTTTTCGATTGTTGTTGTTTTTTCTATTCTATCTGTTTGATTAATTAAGTTAATTTGAGTGTAATTGAATTtgagttaaaattaaatgtttggAAATAATTGTAAGTTTAGGAAgcgtaatataatatgataataatattgtaacaacGGTTCTCTAGAGTTGACCTAATGATTAGTAGAACGTAGATAATAATTTCGGCTCGTTTATAGTATAAAACTAAAGTTGATAACTTATTGCAAGGTTACAGCAGTCATTAAGTTCTAACTTCACGCTAAAGAGATTAGTTATATGTTTATTGTGCAATGTTATTTACCCGTTAACATAGatgtagaaaaaaattggtCTACCCTCACCTTGGACATCGGAAATTTTTCTGTTTTTGTAAAGGTCTCCTAGAAATAGGCTGTTGATTAGTGTTGATTTCCCAAGGCCCGACTCTCCAACAACCATCAGTGTGAAGTCGAACCCTCTTTTAACTGATTTGCGATGTACCTGTTCCGGTAGAGTCGCGAATCCTATGTAATCACGTTCACCACGATCTCTTTCTGGTAACAACAATATGTCATTTTAAACCTTATATGAACATTCATAAATTCTCAATGCGTAATGAAAAAGATTTGCTCTAAACTTTGATCATTGATCAAAGGCTGTCTCATATCCTCTACTTCTCATCTAAATATGGTAGTGTATAGTAGAGGTGttcaaacattaaaatacatCAAGAAACTTTGTTTATACATCGTATAtgctagtacataatatgagGTAGGTACATTTCTATTTGATCACTGAACTAATGCGGAAGTGCGACTCGGCGACATCCTGTACATAATCGTCCAGCATTGGACCGCTTCTCTTGAATGTACAAGACGTGAAAGCGAGGCGGGTAAATTGGCCATGCAAATTAGGTTCTTTGTGCAGATGCAGGTACAGGGTACGGAGCACGGAGTCCGCCGACTGCAACGAGCGTAACGAAGTGGAACAGTTCGAGTTCCCAGTATATCTAGTTTTCGTGTCCCTGGACGGTGTATGGGTGTACCTAACATTGAGGACACTGAGCGGAAACGTCGAACGTGCTCATCAACTGTTTTATGCTGTCGCTATAATTAGGAAAACTGTTTTGTATGGTGCGAACTGCAGTCGTTTCGGCTggagtatttttaatattacggTGTACTATTTCAATACGTAGGTACATAGGACATCGATTTGATGACCCTGTGGTGGGTAGAGTCGGTTAAGTTTTGGGATActtaaggggacggtatattccaggtataatttcaaatctagagatggcgatacacattgtatcggcatctctcttagacgcccctgaaccggttgcgcatcgccacagtgtagattattattttcacatcgctcctgcatttaatcattacgtcaccccacttcagtgtttacgatggagtaaaaagtcaagttatgtataagtttaaaattcaaagttatagtgataaaaaatatttattatgaaataattaaaaatttatttaaaaaaattaatctgtaggtatcatcagaatcgattacattcgacttcgctgggttactttattgtaatatataacattgcgtatctataaaaaatatgtgtacaagttaaatattgttttatttctattactactagaggatccctgcggcttcgcctgcgttgattttggtttttttgaatcccgtaggaactcttcatttttccgggataaaaagtagcctatgtccttctccgggatgtatcccaagtctgtaccaaatttcattaaaatcggttcagtggttgggccgtgaaaacgtagcagacagacagacacactttcgcatttataatattagtatggattttaatgcacactgttgccaagttactatcattagttagtaaacagtcactgataaaaaaaacaacaatattataatgtacttttattgttttgtcaacaacgagaaataatgaatgagatctatttacaatcatgctaataggtgtctttttcaacctgtatgcttattatagtaggagatttaacatttcaccaactttcatagaatgagatcacacacacacagtaacattaaattaaaatgggcctaaataaccttgacttaaggtcctaaattcaattacaccgattttaatttctggttctgtctgactggctatacatgaatggattaatttgagctataaaacaaggcggttaaggtctattttacgttaacgttctcattataaacccctatctgccagttttggtcattactgtggtgaccattacatttggccttgaaagaagatacttcacatggataaaagattatagcatggacaagtccaagtttctgaaattttcacttattgataatgataatactgtcattcctaattacttacatttataggtaaatcttatattttctatatcttattgctattatagatgctgagattatagaaattacactcaactgaaattcaataaaaatatagttagcacggacattacacaagtaactatttattgcatttcactaattaccgagatcgtaaaatcct
This genomic stretch from Maniola jurtina chromosome 15, ilManJurt1.1, whole genome shotgun sequence harbors:
- the LOC123872641 gene encoding septin-2 isoform X3, which translates into the protein MNERDRGERDYIGFATLPEQVHRKSVKRGFDFTLMVVGESGLGKSTLINSLFLGDLYKNRKISDVQDRIEKTTTIEKKTMEIEERGVKLRLTIVDTPGFGDAINCEDSWRVCSAYVDEQFRQYFTDESGLNRRHMQDNRVHCCLYFVPPWAHSLRQVDLEMMRRLHRKVNIVVVIAKADSLTTAEVKRLKTRILNDLDEHQIQVYQFPECDSDEDEEFKQQDRELKAAAPFAVVASDTVLEVGGKRVRGRQYPWGIVDVENPRHSDFTKLRTMLISTHMQDLKDVTQDVHYENFRAQCISQISQHAMRERGKLKRDSMGNNTEVVFTDTDRLLLQKDEEIRRMQDMLTQMQEKLKATDKKHDSIIDV
- the LOC123872641 gene encoding septin-2 isoform X1, with translation MEESESYAILDINICDKDSENSDSNDAKKNSLMTTVIKIQRDRGERDYIGFATLPEQVHRKSVKRGFDFTLMVVGESGLGKSTLINSLFLGDLYKNRKISDVQDRIEKTTTIEKKTMEIEERGVKLRLTIVDTPGFGDAINCEDSWRVCSAYVDEQFRQYFTDESGLNRRHMQDNRVHCCLYFVPPWAHSLRQVDLEMMRRLHRKVNIVVVIAKADSLTTAEVKRLKTRILNDLDEHQIQVYQFPECDSDEDEEFKQQDRELKAAAPFAVVASDTVLEVGGKRVRGRQYPWGIVDVENPRHSDFTKLRTMLISTHMQDLKDVTQDVHYENFRAQCISQISQHAMRERGKLKRDSMGNNTEVVFTDTDRLLLQKDEEIRRMQDMLTQMQEKLKATDKKHDSIIDV
- the LOC123872641 gene encoding septin-2 isoform X2, with translation MEESESYAILDINICDKDSENSDSNDAKKNSLMTTVIKIQRDRGERDYIGFATLPEQVHRKSVKRGFDFTLMVVGESGLGKSTLINSLFLGDLYKNRKISDVQDRIEKTTTIEKKTMEIEERGVKLRLTIVDTPGFGDAINCEDSWRVCSAYVDEQFRQYFTDESGLNRRHMQDNRVHCCLYFVPPWAHSLRQVDLEMMRRLHRKVNIVVVIAKADSLTTAEVKRLKTRILNDLDEHQIQVYQFPECDSDEDEEFKQQDRELKAAAPFAVVASDTVLEVGGKRVRGRQYPWGIVDVENPRHSDFTKLRTMLISTHMQDLKDVTQDVHYENFRAQCISQISQHAMRERGKLKRDSMGNNTEVVFTDTDRLLLQKDEERYRGLHSTYARHVNTNARKTQSYR
- the LOC123872641 gene encoding septin-5 isoform X4 codes for the protein MEESESYAILDINICDKDSENSDSNDAKKNSLMTTVIKIQRDRGERDYIGFATLPEQVHRKSVKRGFDFTLMVVGESGLGKSTLINSLFLGDLYKNRKISDVQDRIEKTTTIEKKTMEIEERGVKLRLTIVDTPGFGDAINCEDSWRVCSAYVDEQFRQYFTDESGLNRRHMQDNRVHCCLYFVPPWAHSLRQVDLEMMRRLHRKVNIVVVIAKADSLTTAEVKRLKTRILNDLDEHQIQVYQFPECDSDEDEEFKQQDRELKAAAPFAVVASDTVLEVGGKRVRGRQYPWGIVDVENPRHSDFTKLRTMLISTHMQDLKDVTQDVHYENFRAQCISQISQHAMRERGYVPF
- the LOC123872641 gene encoding septin-5 isoform X5 gives rise to the protein MVVGESGLGKSTLINSLFLGDLYKNRKISDVQDRIEKTTTIEKKTMEIEERGVKLRLTIVDTPGFGDAINCEDSWRVCSAYVDEQFRQYFTDESGLNRRHMQDNRVHCCLYFVPPWAHSLRQVDLEMMRRLHRKVNIVVVIAKADSLTTAEVKRLKTRILNDLDEHQIQVYQFPECDSDEDEEFKQQDRELKAAAPFAVVASDTVLEVGGKRVRGRQYPWGIVDVENPRHSDFTKLRTMLISTHMQDLKDVTQDVHYENFRAQCISQISQHAMRERGKLKRDSMGNNTEVVFTDTDRLLLQKDEEIRRMQDMLTQMQEKLKATDKKHDSIIDV